From a single Miscanthus floridulus cultivar M001 chromosome 8, ASM1932011v1, whole genome shotgun sequence genomic region:
- the LOC136468917 gene encoding uncharacterized protein produces MVVPNYTYLKLKMSGPNGIITVDSTFSHTFMCDHEHFELATVVINLSVLPQLGESSTPIVPDSNKPTPSIGFHPLKETKVVGIDPTNPTKMVRIETQLPAK; encoded by the coding sequence atggtggtccccaactacacctacctgaagctgaagatgtcaGGACCGAACGGCATCATCACTGTGGATAGCACCTTCTCACACACCTTTATGTGCGACCATGAGCATTTCGAGCTTGCCACTGTCGTCATCAACTTGTCTGTGCTCCCAcagctcggggagtcatcgaccccaatAGTCCCGGACAGCAACAAACCAACCCCCTCGATAGGCTTCCACCCACTCaaggaaactaaggtggtggggatcgaccccactaacccaaccaagatggtgcggatcgagacgcagctcccggccaaatag